From Candidatus Bathyarchaeota archaeon, one genomic window encodes:
- the trpS gene encoding tryptophan--tRNA ligase: MSEEEKAKLDPWGITEIEDYERLYRDFGIKPFKPLLPEIPNPNMFMRRGIIFGHRDFERILEAMKNNEEFAVLSGIKPTGEFHLGTLMTAREIIYFQNQGAKTFYCVADIEAYEDNNIPFEKSEKIAVGNIADVLALGLDPKKAYIYMQSREMRVRNFAMLFARKVTLATMKAIYGERNIGLYFSALIQAGDILLPQHKDFGGPKPTVIPVGVDQDPHLRFTRDLAQKFKRKFGFILPSSTYHKLIKGLDGSPKMSKRNPMSYFTLHEPPDSIAKKISNAFTGGRPTVKEQRELGGVPEICSVYAINMFHFMEDDKEVAQLYNDCKSGNIICGECKQKTVEIVLRFVKNLEEKRKKYIDKAREILGVE, translated from the coding sequence TTGAGTGAAGAAGAGAAAGCCAAGCTTGATCCATGGGGAATAACAGAAATCGAGGATTATGAAAGGCTATATAGAGACTTTGGAATAAAACCCTTCAAACCGTTACTTCCAGAAATACCGAATCCAAACATGTTTATGCGACGTGGAATAATCTTTGGACATAGAGACTTCGAAAGAATTCTAGAAGCAATGAAAAACAATGAAGAGTTTGCCGTTCTAAGCGGAATAAAGCCAACAGGAGAATTTCACCTAGGCACGTTAATGACGGCGAGAGAAATAATCTATTTCCAAAATCAAGGAGCAAAAACCTTCTACTGTGTAGCAGACATCGAAGCCTACGAAGACAATAACATTCCATTCGAGAAAAGCGAAAAAATAGCTGTTGGAAACATAGCGGACGTTCTCGCATTGGGTCTTGACCCCAAAAAGGCCTACATCTACATGCAGTCCAGAGAGATGAGGGTTCGCAATTTCGCCATGCTCTTCGCGAGAAAAGTGACTTTGGCAACCATGAAAGCCATATACGGAGAACGAAACATAGGCCTATACTTTTCAGCCCTAATACAAGCCGGAGACATACTGCTGCCGCAGCACAAAGACTTTGGAGGACCAAAGCCTACAGTAATACCCGTCGGCGTAGACCAAGACCCGCATCTACGATTCACACGCGATCTAGCCCAGAAATTTAAACGTAAATTCGGCTTTATACTTCCATCATCAACCTACCATAAACTTATTAAGGGCTTGGACGGTTCGCCGAAAATGAGTAAGCGAAACCCGATGAGCTACTTTACGCTGCATGAACCGCCAGACTCCATAGCCAAGAAAATTTCTAACGCCTTCACTGGCGGCAGACCGACCGTTAAGGAGCAGCGGGAGCTAGGCGGAGTACCTGAAATCTGTAGTGTCTATGCAATAAACATGTTTCATTTTATGGAAGACGACAAGGAGGTGGCTCAGCTTTACAATGACTGTAAGTCTGGGAACATAATTTGCGGAGAATGTAAACAAAAAACGGTAGAGATAGTCCTAAGATTTGTAAAGAATCTCGAAGAGAAAAGGAAAAAATACATTGATAAGGCTAGAGAAATTCTAGGGGTCGAATAG